GCTAAGCAGTTGGTTCTTTACCTCTTTCACCCTGCCcttgccactgtgatccatgcgacggtcacctccaggcttgattattgtaactcactctacgtggggctgcccttgagactgacccagaaactccagcgggtgcagaatgccgcggcggggtccttgccgtgggatcacattctcCCAgttctataccagctgcactggctcccggtggagtacagggtcaggtttaaggtgctggttttaacctttaaagccctatacggcctaggaccctcgtacctatggactgcctctcctggtgtgccctgcggaggacctcaCAGTCTGCTAACAACAACACCGTGAAGATCCCGGGCCCCAGGGAAATTAGACTGGGCtcgactagagccagggcctttttggttgtggccccggcctggtagaacgccctcccacaagagaccagggccctgcgggatttgacatctttccgtggggcctgcaagacggagctgttccgccaggagTTTGGGCAGGATGCAGTTTGACTTACTTTCCTGTGTATAAAACAAGCCCGAAGGAGCCCCCAACCCACTCACAggtccttgtatgatcagtggaaacagttggtcctggcaagtatcagccactctcaattccaacctgataactgccacctgcccagattttaacttgtctgaattaattttaagatgtattttaattaattgatgtctgtttttatgcatattgtgttgtttttatgatgtcagCCGCTCCGAGCCCAGCCTCGGCCAGGGAGGgatggatacaaataaaaattcacTATTATATTTAGTAACAGTAATACTTTGCCACTTATAGAGGATCAaaagctactacagtggtacctcggaagacgaatgcctcgcaagacggaaaactcgcaagaagaaagagttttccgtttttcgagatgcttcgccagacgaatttccctatgggcttgcttcgcaagatgaaagcccatagggaaatctccagggacagcggggaagcgcagcgcgtcttccccactgtccccagACCTCTTCCGAAGGCTagtggtggggcggagagacctcctccccccgccagccttcggaaggctgttacgaaggctggcggtggggcggagagacctcctccctgcgccagccttcggaaggctgttctgaaggctggcggtggaccgccagccttcagaacaggtccggggacagaggagaagcgcagcgcaccttcccctctgttcccggacctgtcctgaagacttgcgttgggagaagggttttcctccccaccgccaacattcagaatgctgttctgaatgttggcggtggggaggaaaaaccctcctcccaccgcaagccctgggaacagaggagaagcgctgctcctccagatgtttctgaactacatctcccaagagtcaaggctgatgggagctcacAGATcctagaattgaaagggaccgtgaggatcatctagtccagggatgtcaaattcaaattcatcgggggccgcatcagcagtttggtcaccctcaaagggccagttcgagtgtcttcaaagcccatgacacctttaacAGCTGGATTAAGTAATGCAGAGCTTCTGGCTCATGGAACACTACACCTTGATTTCATTTGAATAcatatatgaatataaaaattgtttcctgTTTGGCTTGGTGTTTAAGTTACACAAGATGTGCAGGTTTTAATTTTTCTCATTCCCCAAATTTTAATCGAgcatttgtttggattttttcccctttgctacCTACCCTAAACCTTTGAGGAAGGCGGGAACTGATGGCCGGACCCTGTAATAACATTGAGGAAAAAATTGCATGAAataaaccaattccttatcagcttttttcccatatataaaccaatataaaccaattccttatcagctttttTCCATATATAAATTTTTGCAACACGCACCCTGCGGAAGCTGCGCCTGACGTTATTTACGTATCGAATTTGCTTTTGAATCGTGAATCCCCAGAGGCAGAGGATGCTGTTCATTGGGCAGCGCGGAAACGCgcctaaagaaataaagaaaagcaaagcaaaagcacgCTGCCCCGAGTATTCACAGGGCGCGCTCCTGAAACACAAGCGCGCTCtcagtctccctctctccaacGTGCGCGAAGCCGGCTCTGCCCTTCTCCGCGTTCCACCTCGCGCAGGCGCGCTGCGCTCCCGCCGGGACTTATTTCACCCTGGCGAGCCCGAAAGGAAGTTGAGAGCAGCGGCGGCAGCCTCCCATATCCAACCCCGCCCTCGCCGTGTCAAATAAGTCTCGGCTAggtagctggaggagggggaggtctgCGCCTGCGCAGAAGGGACCCGAGGCGCCCTGCGCGCGCGCCGCAGCCCAAGCTTCCCTCACAGATATATATAGAccaggctacacgggccacatgacgaggtctcgcgggccggattcggcccgcggaccttgtgtctgacacccgtgatctagtccaaccctgtgcaatgcaggaatcttttgcccaatgtgaagTACAACAGCTGTAGGATCATGGACTCCCCCAATCCCTGTTATAGGCTGTGAAGTGGTGGTACCAGTGTCCTGAGCAAGGCCCTGTAAAGGATACTCATTTTCACGTTTTGTTCATTTCTGTGAGGTTAATAGAAGCCACTGATGTCAAAGGAAGATTTTGAAAGCATTTTTCCccagtgcagtcctatgcatttGTACTGCAAAGTAAGAGCCATTGAGTTGAGCAGCACTTCCCTCAAACAAGTATTTGTTTCCTGCAAAGCCGCATTCATTAAAATGCTATTTGTTTTGTATGCTTTTCTGTTATACTGATCCACGAAGCTTATGCAACAGGGCAGTTGCTTAAGCAAATTGCTGGAATAtgtcttttcctttccccccagttGGGTGTTTGAGAAACTGTTTACTGGTGCTTGAAAAAGAGAACTGCTGAGGCAGACACCTTGCACCTGGCTCCTCACATGCCTCAGCACCTTTCTCAGGAGGACATTTTCACTACTTATCGGGACTTAAAAAGAAACACCAAGTTTTGCAGCAATATGCAAGTAATTAAAACAAAAGCCAAAGGCAAGCTGTTCAAAAAATATGTTTTGACACATGGCAGTCACCTTGTTTAATGCATCGCCCCAGAACGTTCTACCCTGCAAGGTCCACCAGAGATGGCTGAAATCAGTCAGAAAATGTTGGTGCAGAGGCAGAGCTCATCACTGAATGGTGGCAGATGGAAGGAGTGTTTGGCAGCCAGCTGGCAGTTACTGGCACCATTTTCCACTGAGATCTAATCCATAACCTTTGGGAACCGATGCAGTGTTTTGCTTGTGGTAAAGAGTTCCATAGCTTGGTTTCCCTCAGGTTAAGTGCAGACATTATaaagtaaaggggcccctgaccattaggtccagtcgtggctgactctggggttgtggcgctaatctcgctttattggccgagggagctggcgtacagcttccgggtcatgtggccagcatgactaagccgcttctggcgaaccagagcagcgcacggaaacgccgtttaccttcccgctggagtggtacctatttatctacttgcactttgatgtgctttcaaactgctaggttggcaggagcagggattgagcaacgggagctcaccccgttgcggggattcgaaccgccgaccttctgatcggcaagtcctaggctctgtggtttaacccacagcaccacccgcatcctgcaGACATTATATTCAGGGCAATAAGCTACTTTCCACTGCCACTATCAGAGGTACtaagtctctgaataccagttggcaTGAATCTCAGGTGGGCAGTTTTAGAATAGTGTTTTGTCATCATACAGTTTCATACTTTTAGGTCAATTCACACTTCTCCCGGAGTTTGATACAATATTGTAAATGTACAATTGTTAGGACAGAGTTAAGGGGAGAAAACACGGACTACACCATACCAATCCAAACTATAAATGGGGTATTACATTTCAGCCGCTCCCCTGCATTTAAAACAGAATACAAAGAGAAAGCCAAAACAACAGAGGGCTAGAATCTCCTTAGCTTCTCACAATGTGCTAGTGTCTCTCTTGTCTTCCTCTCATTGTTTACACGAAGGAAGCACTAAaaaggactacaaatcccatcatctctgaccaccagCCATGTTGGCTAGGACTCAGATCCAatgtctggaaggccaaaggtctcACACTCCTACTCTAAGGTCATCCAAGGAATGTAATGGCCCAGCTGGCAAAGCATTTGAGCCTGCCTTTCCTTGATGGAAATCGTTGTGTTCACTGTCTCATGTAGTTGAGACAGGAAACACATCTGGCGGCCACAAAGGCAAAAGATGAAGTGTGCAGTGGATATAACCAGGCTAATGAGCCATGACCAAGCACTCACCGTTTCTCAACAGCTCGAGGCTAGGAAGCAAAAGGTTACGCACACGAAAGTTTTGCTAATTTGCATCGACTGCGAGCTGGCAAACTCATTCATCAATCAAAACGTGACATCATCTGCAAGATTACAGTGCCTTCTTGCTTTCAAACAAAACCATCCCCGAGTAGCACATGGAGATAGGAGATAGTTTTGCTAAAACAAGCCAGCCACTGTGAATTCAGTATGTCCAGGATTCAACATTTAGCACCCCAATTCAAATGGACAAACCCTATTGTTCCCATCCTAGGGCTTCTAAGTTATCTTCACAGAACAGAAAGGCTACACATTTTGTCAAGCAAACCATTACTCCACAAAACCTGAATTACAGCATTATGGAGATTTATTGCCAATTGCTCAGTCCGCTTTCAAAACTGTCAAAATCCCAGTGTGAGACAGCTTTTCCCAATTCCTTTGCAACTTAAAAACCTATGTGCTGGTAAGAATCCATTTCTAGGGGACAGATTTCTGGTCCACACCAAGGCAcatttatgccccccccccaattgtccaTCAATCCAGGAGCAGCAGCATGCGCAGTATACCTATTTAAAATGTATTCAGCTGTCCAATGACCCTCAAGACCCATTCAGCACTTAGTGATGCAGGAGGTCCTGTGGCTCTTTAGGAGATGttggggctacagctcccattgctcttgaACACAAAAGGTTGGTTTGGGGCTATGGACATCTGCTACTCCCATGCTGTCTGAATCAGGTCATCCACATAAAAACTTACAAGGGCTAATCATAACACATCAACATTAGTTTGGGTTGAGTATCGTACATTTAAATCTTTGAAGGAATCTTGCATTTGTGATGGCCCCTACCTTGTCCTACTACTAAAGTTATTTCCCAGTAAAGGTTCTGTGTGTTGCGCAATGCCAAACGCTGGGCTGGTTGAGAAACTATTTTCCACTTTCCTAGAGATCCAGGTGCGGGGAAGAGCGTTAACCCAATACATCCATAGAAGAAACCTTTGCATACAGCCAGGGAGATTGGCTGCAATTAAAATTAGGTAGATttactctttccccccctcctatcACATTTTTCAATAGAAGGcatgttttatatttattatatctaGCGCACTTTCTGCAGGCTAATGGGTTTTGTCACCAGAGGACTAAGTTGCCAAGCATACTCAAAACAGATATCCAAGGAAGCCTGTTTTGTTGTCATTTTGTGTTTCACCAGCACCTCAATCCAAAAGGCTACCATATTACTTGAGAAGTAATATTACTTGAGCATTTGCCAGCCTCTTTTTAACAGGCGTGGGACTGCAAGGATGCGTGAATGATgtatttcctccattccaaactGAGAAACCACATAGTACCTCTACTGTACTAAGACGGCTGTGCTAGAtaagaaggcaccaggttgagtaCACGCTTGATCAAGACACTGAATTCTTTAGCACCCAGAGCCTTGGAGCCAATGACAAAAGTTGCACGAGGCCCCTTTGAATTGTGTCGTTTTGCACCAAACACCCTACAAATGGAAGAAGCAATGCCACGGTAAAAAACCCACTATGGTAACGTCAAGTCTTGCTCTAGACAATCAAGCATAAAACAATGGTCTCCCTCATGTTATCCCTGGAAAGTATCCTCCCAGGAGTATTCCACTGCTGTAGCCTAGTCAACTATCCAAGTTtgtaaggtaaaagataaaggacccctagatggttaagtccagccaaaggcgactatggggctcatctcgctttcaggacgagggagctggcttttgtccacacagctttccaggtcatgtggccagcaggactaaaccgcttctggtgcaatgggacacagtgatggaaaccagagcgcacggaaacaccatttagcttcccgccacagtggtagctatttatctgcttgcactggtgtgctttcaaactgttaggttggcagctcagacagagcaatgggagcttaccccattgcagagattcgaattgctgaccttctgatctgcaagcccaagaggctcagtggtttagaccacagcactacctgcatCCCCCAAGTTTGTATCTTGTCCAGAGAGTTCACTTTCCTCTCTGAGCAGTGCGAAGAGGAAGCTGTGTTATACCAAATCAGGCCCTTTTCTCCACCTAGCTTAGTATTATCTacaccaggagtcagcaaacattttcagcggGGAaacgtccactgtccctcagacctcgtggggggctggactgtatttgggggggggggatgaattcctatgccccataaataaccgagagatgcattttaaataaaagcacacattctactcatgtaaaaacatgccgattcctggactgtcagtgggccggatttagaagtcgactgggccttagtttgcctacccatggtctacaccagcctttctcaacctgtgggtccccagatgttgaactacaactcccatcacccctagctcagggatgatgggagttgtagtccaacatctggggacccacaggttgagaaccgctggtctacactgactggcagcggcctctctgggttttcccccccaacctacctggagatgccagaggactGAACCCAGAATGCTTTGCACGCACAGCATGTGCCCTGCCACTCAGTTACAGACCCTGCCTGAGAGAAGCCCTTTCCTTGCACCcccttctcttcctgaagcaagtgTAATTGATTTCGTTAACCTATACCTTCCCTTGTGAAGACTGCCTTCGGAATGAAAAGGGGGCCACGCTATGAATGGTGACAATGCAACTAGAATGATGCATTATTTTAAACGGCTGTTTGggacatacaaaacacacacaaaagcctcGAGTGTTGCTAATGTTTTATTCCTGGTGCTATTGGGGCTTAGATTTTGTTGAAAGCGGCCACATCCATGGACTGAACATAATCCTCAAACGCAGTGATCCTCTCTTCCAGCATATCGGTTCCAACTTTATCGTCTTCAACTACACACTGAATCTGAAGTTTCTTGATTCCATAACCAACTGGAACCAGCTTGGCTAGAAAGCAATTGAAAGAGCTGTAAGTGACGTTTCACCTCTTTTCTATCTACGCAAACTCAGGCTTATGGACCGACAAGAATTTTGCCCCATCATAATCTTGGCTGGTGTCGGGGCTTCCGATAGGGAGAAAGCATAGCCAGTGGCCTAAACCTGACCTCTCTGCAACAGCTAATACACAAGCAAGCTGTGAACATTTACATCCCCCCCCCAGGGGAATGCAAAAGGGGAAAAATTTAGACTTCTTTTTTTAGAGGAAAAGGGGCACCTAACTTTTGGCTCAAGGACCACGTTCACCCTTGGGtcaaccctgtggaggccccacCCAGCAATGGATATGACCAAAAGTGGGTGCTGCCACCCCACACTCTCATTCAcctgctgccccccccaataGCTTACCCATGCAGATCAGCTGAGGAGAATCACTGCCTCCTCTCTGCTCATCAAATGCTCAATCTGATTGGGGGGGGCAATTTGCAGCCCCATCAGAGCGCTGGCATCTGCCTGCCCTAGCTGTTGCCAAAATTGGTAGGatctttttggggggcaggattAGGCCCTCAAAGTGGAAGCTACATACGCCTGGCCATAAAGGGAACAGATTAGAGGAGCCCATTCTCCCAGACCGACAGTGGGGAAGTGAGACATTATAAATTATTATCTTTGAgggaatataaatttatttatactccacccatctggctgggtttccccagccacagatACCTTCCTTCACCAAATCACTTCTTTAACTGTTGAATACATCACAAAGAAAATGAGGACACAGAGTTCATCCAGTTCACCAGGTTTTTCTAGACTTTTCTGCAAAGGGCAAAATCCTTGCCACCTTTACTGTTTCAAAGGGCTGTCCATTAGCAGCATTGCTTTGCACACATGTACTTGGTGCTTGCTATATACAAGCACCCTCCTGGCAGTGCTACCCCTCCGCTAGTGGAGATGGTTTCTTacccttcctttcccccaaccTTTCTCCAATGGGCCAAATATTTAGATGCAACCCCCTGCCTGTCAAATGCACAAATGGAATGTGATTGTGGAGCTCATTACGTAAGCCATTCTGGACCCCACGATCTATTCAACAGCTCTGATGAAACGCCAAAAATTTACTCTCTCAAACTCAGAGAACTACTGGGAGGCCGTATGCAGCTGTAGTAGATCTGGAAGCTCTCCAGATCTTCTTACTTGCTAGGTTCCACTGCCCTGGGAATTGAAGTAAGTGGCACCATCAAGTTCTTCGGACTACAATTTAAGAGCTATCTGAATCGAGCGAGATGTTATGCATATAAACTGTGTGCTCTGCCAGAGAGCTATGAGCCTCCTATTGTCGGCCAGTTACTTACAAGATCCCCAAACCAGGCCATCCGCCTGAATACTTCTGACACACTCTTCTAATTTGCCCATGTCCGTCTCATCATCCCAAGGTTTCACGTCCAACAAGAGGGACGACTTGGCAACGAGCGCTGGCTCTAGAGAAACCAAAGGATAGCTCAGGAAAAGCAGCAAAGCAGACTGTTCCAATTAAAACCAGGAATTCTCTACAAATGCACCTAGTTGCAAGTTTAACCTATACTGGTTaagaaaagcattaaaaaaaaaaaaagatcattaCACAGCAGCGTAATACATTACAGAAACGTTAAGTACTGCTAAATGGAACATTGATTTCTCTATCCAACTAGGCTATTACAAGAATATGAAGTGTGGAAGACACAGTCCTGTCTGTTACACTGAAATTCCCTTCCCTGGTGGAGAAAGGAGCATTGCATAGTGTAACTGCTAATCTCCCACAGTTGGAATACTGCAACTGCTACAGTACAGAGCAGTTTCAGGCCAGTAGCTGTGGGATCCTGCATTGGTTAGAATTAGAGGAGGCAGAATTTCCCCTTCAGCAACACAGCACAGGATTTGATTGTAAACAATTGTTTCCTATGGTTTCTATTCCACAGCCTGGAAAAAACATTGGAAATAGCTGGGAAAAAGTTCTGCTGTAACTTATTTATGCTGATTTTAATTCACAATAACCCTAATCAAAAAGCAATTCAAAGTGCATAAATTCAAAGGCGAAGGAGTTGGATAACGTACTTTTGGATTTCTTTGATTCATACTGAGCAAGCCGCTCCTCCCTTAATCTTTTTGCTTCTTCACTTTCCTATGAAAATAAAGAGATTGtgttggaaaaaaag
The nucleotide sequence above comes from Podarcis raffonei isolate rPodRaf1 chromosome 1, rPodRaf1.pri, whole genome shotgun sequence. Encoded proteins:
- the EEF1B2 gene encoding elongation factor 1-beta isoform X4, translated to MGFGDLKSASGLQLLNAFLASRSYIEGYVPSQADIAVFEAVGAPPPPELFHALRWYNHIKSFDKQKASLPGVKKALGKYGPSDVEDSTGTGGDSKDDDDIDLFGSDEEEESEEAKRLREERLAQYESKKSKKPALVAKSSLLLDVKPWDDETDMGKLEECVRSIQADGLVWGSSKLVPVGYGIKKLQIQCVVEDDKVGTDMLEERITAFEDYVQSMDVAAFNKI